A single region of the Blastopirellula marina genome encodes:
- a CDS encoding phage major capsid protein, producing the protein MNHYREKQKHHAESARAIHDLAKAEERELTKEELESFNNDVAMSEEYGNKAEKLEKLEAMESKMKESAGRISKPESFSEPVHEDVERFSVLRAIRLKLEGKQLDGVEAEVSDEIAKRSGRSAEGFYLPMTAKAQNFDLNVTTGAGGLNTTIDYGNFIELLRAQLLVQSLGARVMTDLNGTIQIPKQSGGATAYWINANGSNTITASNQTITQVPLAPNTLGCHTRYTRAFLKQTSMDVEQFILADLAAVRALEVDRAVFNGSGSGAEPEGLLQNSSVATVALGNDGGAPTFGKMVEMETAVASENALVGNLNYVTTPAGRGKLKTTPVESGNPRMIWEGSQINGYNAHATTLLPNDLTKGAYGENLSAAVFGNFNDVIVGMWGGVDVIVNPYSDDDAGAVKITLLGETDIAFRHVESFSKCIDMATS; encoded by the coding sequence ATGAATCATTACAGAGAAAAGCAAAAGCACCATGCCGAATCGGCTCGTGCTATTCACGATCTCGCAAAAGCCGAGGAACGTGAACTAACCAAGGAAGAATTGGAATCCTTCAACAATGATGTTGCCATGTCGGAAGAGTACGGCAACAAGGCTGAAAAGCTTGAAAAGCTCGAAGCCATGGAATCCAAAATGAAGGAAAGTGCTGGCCGTATTTCCAAGCCTGAATCCTTCAGTGAACCAGTACATGAAGACGTGGAACGATTCTCCGTTCTTCGAGCCATTCGTCTCAAGCTAGAAGGCAAGCAGCTTGATGGTGTCGAAGCTGAAGTTTCCGATGAAATTGCGAAGCGAAGTGGTAGATCGGCAGAAGGTTTCTACCTTCCAATGACGGCAAAAGCACAGAACTTCGATTTGAACGTTACCACTGGTGCAGGTGGTTTGAACACCACTATTGATTACGGCAACTTCATCGAATTGCTTCGTGCTCAGTTGCTCGTCCAGTCACTTGGTGCTCGTGTCATGACCGACCTTAACGGCACGATCCAGATTCCAAAGCAATCTGGTGGAGCAACGGCCTATTGGATCAATGCCAATGGTTCCAACACGATCACCGCAAGTAATCAAACCATTACACAGGTTCCGCTTGCCCCAAACACCCTTGGTTGTCATACACGCTACACACGTGCATTCTTGAAGCAAACCTCTATGGATGTCGAGCAGTTTATCTTGGCCGACCTTGCCGCAGTACGTGCTTTGGAAGTTGATCGTGCTGTGTTCAACGGCTCTGGATCAGGTGCCGAGCCAGAAGGTTTGCTCCAGAATAGTTCCGTTGCAACTGTTGCATTGGGTAATGATGGTGGTGCTCCAACATTCGGCAAGATGGTCGAAATGGAAACCGCAGTCGCTTCCGAGAATGCCTTGGTTGGTAATCTCAACTACGTCACCACTCCAGCGGGGCGTGGCAAGCTGAAGACGACCCCAGTTGAAAGCGGTAATCCTCGTATGATTTGGGAAGGTAGCCAAATCAACGGATACAACGCCCATGCAACAACGTTGCTTCCGAACGACCTCACAAAGGGTGCCTACGGAGAAAATCTCTCTGCCGCAGTCTTCGGTAACTTCAATGATGTTATTGTCGGCATGTGGGGTGGCGTCGATGTCATCGTGAACCCATACAGCGATGATGACGCTGGTGCTGTGAAGATTACGCTTCTTGGTGAAACCGATATCGCTTTCCGCCATGTCGAATCTTTCAGCAAGTGTATCGACATGGCAACCAGCTAA